The proteins below come from a single Asanoa ferruginea genomic window:
- a CDS encoding MHYT domain-containing protein, whose amino-acid sequence MLGSVLGLLCAQRAREATATAQRAWWLMLAAWAIGGTAIWSMHFMAMLGFSVTGAPIRYDIGLTAASALIAIVMVGVGLFIAGLGRPLLIKVIIGGVIAGAGVAAMHYTGMAAMRVNAEIHYDSTRVGLSIAIAVVASAVALWLALNVKGTLAVFGSALIMGVAVNGMHFTGMYSMSATLHEERGALAGATASNLLVPIVLAVILVVIGLVYAVLAAPNADDRAGMAYLQNRIADREDNPPAPAAPAPDPHGLAARFQSRR is encoded by the coding sequence GTGTTGGGTTCGGTCCTCGGACTGCTCTGCGCCCAACGGGCCCGTGAGGCCACCGCCACCGCACAACGCGCCTGGTGGCTGATGCTGGCCGCGTGGGCGATCGGCGGCACCGCGATCTGGAGCATGCACTTCATGGCGATGCTCGGCTTCTCGGTCACCGGGGCGCCGATCCGCTACGACATCGGGCTCACCGCGGCCAGCGCGCTCATCGCGATCGTGATGGTCGGCGTCGGGCTGTTCATCGCCGGCCTGGGCCGGCCACTGCTGATCAAGGTGATCATCGGCGGCGTGATCGCCGGAGCCGGGGTCGCGGCGATGCACTACACCGGCATGGCCGCCATGCGGGTCAACGCCGAAATCCACTACGACAGCACCCGGGTCGGCCTGTCGATCGCCATCGCGGTCGTCGCCTCGGCGGTCGCGCTGTGGCTCGCGCTCAACGTCAAGGGCACGCTCGCGGTGTTCGGTTCGGCCCTGATCATGGGTGTCGCGGTCAACGGCATGCATTTCACCGGCATGTACTCGATGTCGGCGACGCTGCACGAGGAGCGCGGGGCGCTGGCCGGTGCGACCGCGTCCAACCTGCTGGTGCCGATCGTCCTCGCGGTGATCCTGGTGGTCATCGGCCTGGTCTACGCGGTGCTGGCCGCACCCAACGCCGACGACCGCGCCGGCATGGCCTACCTCCAGAACCGGATCGCCGACCGGGAGGACAACCCGCCCGCCCCGGCCGCGCCGGCACCCGACCCGCACGGCCTGGCGGCCCGGTTCCAGAGCCGGCGCTGA
- a CDS encoding Gfo/Idh/MocA family protein produces MRIGVLGAARIAPAALIRSARVVDGVEVAAVAARDRGRAATFARRHGVPTVHGSYEELIADPTLDAVYVPLPNGLHAQWTLAAIAAGKHVLCEKPFTSNAAQAIAVRDAAAGTGLVVMEAFHYRYHPLARRMAGVVREGDLGAIERVETSMCFPLPRFSDIRYQYDLAGGALMDAGCYAVHCLRMLSPGEPTVTAAQAMTLRRDPRVDRAMTADFTLPGGGTGRIQASMWSSTLLRIRADVIGTRGTMAVVNYASPQFPSRFTLTVDGRRRRERIVGEPTYVHQLRAFARAVAGERTNLTPPDDSVAQMSLIDAIYSAAGLPLRP; encoded by the coding sequence GTGCGGATCGGGGTGCTCGGCGCCGCGCGGATCGCACCGGCGGCGTTGATCCGCTCGGCCCGCGTGGTCGACGGCGTCGAGGTGGCCGCCGTGGCGGCCCGCGACCGCGGCCGGGCGGCGACCTTCGCCCGCCGACACGGCGTGCCGACCGTGCACGGCTCTTACGAGGAGCTGATCGCCGACCCGACCCTCGACGCGGTCTACGTCCCGCTGCCCAACGGCCTCCACGCACAGTGGACACTCGCGGCGATCGCGGCCGGCAAGCACGTACTCTGCGAAAAGCCCTTCACCAGCAACGCCGCGCAGGCCATCGCGGTGCGCGATGCCGCCGCCGGCACGGGCCTGGTGGTGATGGAAGCGTTCCACTACCGCTACCACCCACTGGCCCGCCGGATGGCCGGCGTGGTCCGCGAGGGCGACCTCGGTGCGATCGAGCGGGTCGAGACCTCGATGTGCTTCCCGCTCCCCCGCTTCAGCGACATCCGCTACCAATACGACCTGGCCGGCGGCGCGCTGATGGACGCGGGCTGCTACGCCGTGCACTGCCTGCGGATGCTGAGCCCCGGCGAGCCGACGGTAACGGCGGCCCAGGCGATGACGCTGCGCCGCGACCCGCGGGTAGACCGGGCGATGACGGCCGACTTCACCCTGCCCGGCGGCGGCACGGGCCGCATCCAGGCGTCGATGTGGTCGTCGACGCTGCTGCGCATCCGCGCCGACGTGATCGGCACCCGCGGCACGATGGCGGTGGTCAACTACGCGAGCCCGCAGTTCCCGTCGCGCTTCACGCTGACGGTCGACGGCCGGCGCCGGCGCGAACGCATCGTCGGCGAGCCGACCTACGTGCACCAACTGCGAGCGTTCGCCCGCGCGGTGGCCGGCGAACGCACCAACCTGACCCCACCCGACGACTCGGTGGCGCAGATGTCACTGATCGACGCGATCTACTCGGCCGCGGGGTTGCCCCTGCGCCCCTGA
- a CDS encoding MFS transporter: MQPVTATTRLMLTATGSRLADEAAAVAVVLHVVARTGDPRLAGLVVAAFALPTLVTGPLLGAVLDRIRTPRPLFLTNQAVLAAALAGILLLAGHAPGWVLIALGLLAGVTAPVLTGGYSALVPRLPRPAIERGQASLNTRHTTEPDHSGPAHATNSDTATPNHREPADAIQPYTGTPDHHGQAHANQADTATPNHREPADAIQPDTGTPDHHGQAHANQADTAAQDQRALARVNAVDAASYDVAGLGGPAVVAAIASLAGAGSALAAAAGLAAVGVLLVAIAPMPGPTADLAAKRSERSPAGATVAPTADLAAKRSERSPAGATVAPTANPGPLLGPDLPHTGPFLSEVRDGLALLWRVRALRATTAATTLGHAAQGLLPVTFPLLAIHFGHPAAHGAWFLTALSAGSLAGALASARLLARRPPVPVLGAALATLGLALVGVAAAPTLPVALVVAVLGGVATGPMLAATLAVRQQSVPHGRYGQVVATAASIKVGAYALGAAATGPVLTWLPPRGVLLLVGAAQFAAVPLLLGARPRSRPSAILGRAEI, translated from the coding sequence GTGCAACCCGTTACAGCCACCACCCGCCTGATGCTCACGGCAACGGGCTCCCGGTTGGCCGACGAGGCGGCGGCGGTCGCGGTGGTCCTGCACGTCGTGGCCCGCACCGGCGACCCCCGCCTGGCCGGCCTGGTCGTCGCGGCGTTCGCGTTGCCGACATTGGTCACCGGCCCCCTGCTTGGCGCGGTGCTGGACCGCATCCGGACGCCCCGCCCCCTCTTCCTGACCAACCAGGCGGTGCTGGCCGCCGCCCTGGCGGGCATCCTGCTCCTCGCCGGCCACGCGCCCGGCTGGGTCCTGATCGCCCTCGGCCTGCTGGCGGGCGTGACCGCTCCGGTCCTGACGGGCGGCTACAGCGCCCTGGTCCCCCGCCTGCCGCGGCCCGCCATCGAACGCGGCCAGGCCTCGCTCAACACCCGCCACACCACCGAGCCCGACCACAGCGGACCGGCCCACGCCACCAACTCCGACACCGCCACACCCAACCACCGCGAACCGGCCGACGCCATCCAGCCCTACACCGGCACACCCGACCACCACGGACAGGCCCACGCCAACCAGGCCGACACCGCCACACCCAACCACCGTGAACCGGCCGACGCCATCCAGCCCGACACCGGCACACCCGACCACCACGGACAGGCCCACGCCAACCAGGCCGACACCGCCGCGCAAGACCAGCGTGCGCTAGCGCGAGTCAATGCGGTCGATGCGGCGTCCTACGACGTTGCCGGGCTTGGTGGGCCCGCGGTCGTCGCGGCCATCGCCAGCCTGGCCGGGGCCGGCTCCGCGCTGGCCGCCGCGGCGGGGCTCGCCGCCGTCGGCGTGCTGCTGGTCGCGATAGCGCCCATGCCGGGACCCACCGCGGACCTGGCAGCGAAGCGGAGCGAGCGGTCTCCGGCGGGAGCGACGGTCGCGCCCACCGCGGACCTGGCAGCGAAGCGGAGCGAGCGGTCTCCGGCGGGAGCGACGGTCGCGCCCACCGCGAACCCGGGACCGCTTCTGGGTCCGGATCTGCCCCACACAGGACCGTTCCTCAGCGAAGTCCGCGATGGGCTGGCCCTTCTCTGGCGGGTGCGGGCGCTGCGGGCGACCACGGCGGCCACCACCCTCGGCCATGCCGCGCAAGGGTTGCTGCCGGTGACCTTCCCACTGCTCGCCATCCACTTCGGACATCCGGCGGCGCACGGTGCGTGGTTCCTCACCGCGCTGAGCGCGGGCTCGCTGGCCGGCGCCCTGGCCTCCGCGCGGCTGCTGGCCCGCCGCCCGCCGGTTCCGGTGCTCGGCGCCGCCCTGGCCACCCTCGGGCTGGCGCTCGTCGGCGTCGCGGCCGCGCCCACCCTCCCGGTCGCCCTGGTCGTCGCGGTGCTGGGCGGCGTCGCGACCGGCCCGATGCTCGCCGCCACCCTGGCGGTCCGGCAGCAGTCGGTCCCTCATGGACGCTACGGGCAGGTGGTCGCCACCGCCGCCAGCATCAAGGTCGGCGCCTACGCGCTCGGCGCCGCCGCCACCGGCCCGGTCCTCACCTGGCTGCCGCCGCGCGGGGTGCTGCTGCTGGTCGGCGCCGCCCAGTTCGCCGCGGTGCCGTTGCTGCTGGGGGCCCGGCCGCGGTCGCGGCCCAGCGCGATCCTGGGCCGTGCCGAGATCTAA
- a CDS encoding CGNR zinc finger domain-containing protein yields MTAFGFSRWAALAVALANTAPGQRHGDLLTTTGELAALLRAHDEPEPVDVGTKDLADALTARDAFSGIFEMAGDEAAIAERLNALLASTARPRLVSHAGVPLHLHVDAPGSSWGQWLAASGAMGLALLVAEHGATVLTRCAAQDCRDALLRTGSGPPRRFCSATCASRVRVAAHRQGRRGNPAAE; encoded by the coding sequence ATGACCGCGTTCGGGTTTTCGCGCTGGGCCGCCCTTGCCGTGGCCCTGGCCAACACCGCGCCCGGCCAGCGGCACGGTGATCTGCTCACCACCACCGGCGAGCTTGCCGCCCTGCTGCGCGCACACGACGAGCCCGAGCCCGTCGATGTCGGGACCAAAGACCTGGCCGACGCGCTCACCGCCCGCGACGCGTTCAGCGGGATCTTCGAGATGGCCGGCGACGAGGCGGCCATCGCCGAGCGGCTCAACGCGCTGCTCGCTAGCACGGCGCGGCCGAGGTTGGTGTCGCACGCCGGCGTACCCCTGCATCTGCATGTCGACGCGCCCGGGTCGAGCTGGGGTCAGTGGCTGGCCGCCTCCGGCGCGATGGGGCTCGCCCTTCTCGTCGCCGAACACGGGGCAACGGTGCTCACCCGGTGTGCGGCGCAGGACTGCCGCGATGCCCTGTTGCGCACCGGGTCCGGGCCGCCGCGGCGGTTCTGCTCGGCCACCTGTGCCAGCCGGGTGCGGGTCGCGGCGCACCGTCAGGGGCGCAGGGGCAACCCCGCGGCCGAGTAG
- a CDS encoding VOC family protein: MDIKLSHTFLAVDDPDKAIAFYRDVLGLEVRNDVSYGELRWVTVGSPAQPEVDIVLEPPTANPTMSADDRGAVADLMAKGLYGRMVFWTDDCDETFARLSKAGADVVQEPTDQPFGVRDCAFRDPAGNELRFNQPKS, translated from the coding sequence ATGGACATCAAGCTGTCGCACACCTTCCTGGCGGTCGACGACCCCGACAAGGCGATCGCGTTCTACCGCGACGTGCTCGGCCTCGAGGTCCGCAACGACGTCAGCTACGGCGAGCTGCGCTGGGTTACGGTCGGCTCGCCCGCACAGCCCGAGGTCGACATCGTGCTCGAACCGCCGACGGCCAACCCCACCATGTCGGCCGACGACCGCGGTGCGGTCGCCGACCTGATGGCCAAGGGCCTCTACGGCCGCATGGTGTTCTGGACCGACGACTGCGACGAGACGTTCGCGCGGCTGTCCAAGGCCGGCGCCGACGTGGTCCAGGAACCGACCGACCAGCCCTTCGGCGTCCGCGACTGCGCGTTCCGCGACCCGGCGGGCAACGAACTGCGCTTCAACCAGCCGAAGAGCTGA
- a CDS encoding GMC family oxidoreductase, whose amino-acid sequence MRSFDYIVVGAGTAGCVLAARLSQDAGVRVLLLEAGTAFPPTTSGGADADWHYATVPQANADREALPYPRGKVLGGSSGTNGLMHIRGDAASYDAWADAGALGWTYESLLPFFDGGDDGNAAPTDPLWEAFYAASVEAGHPPNPDGNGPDVEGTAWDDAGPGHSAAETYLGPANERENLTVMTDADAVRLVVEAGTCRGVAYRVDGHTGVSWADREVLLTAGAIGSPQLLMLSGIGPGEHLRELGLPVVADLPGVGANLHDHPKSQVAYAARHTVRDAPAGRRPRVLTRADPAAPPDLHMVFVELPVHPRWAPGTEDGYSVVFALTRPESRGTVRLSGPDPFAPPLIDPAFLTDERDVDRMVTGLRMAREIGAAAALAGVRDEEEFPGVGAASSTVLAQYVRDTVTPYFHPVGTCRMGIDGAAVVDPELRVHAIAGLRVADSSVMPSIVSGNTHAPTVAIAERAASLVSGSG is encoded by the coding sequence ATGCGCTCTTTCGATTACATCGTGGTCGGCGCCGGCACCGCGGGCTGCGTGCTGGCCGCACGCCTCTCGCAGGATGCCGGCGTGCGGGTGCTGCTGCTGGAGGCCGGCACCGCGTTCCCGCCGACCACCAGCGGCGGCGCCGACGCCGACTGGCATTACGCCACCGTGCCGCAGGCCAACGCCGATCGGGAGGCCCTGCCCTACCCGCGCGGCAAGGTCCTCGGTGGTTCCAGTGGCACCAACGGCCTCATGCACATCCGGGGTGACGCCGCCAGTTATGACGCGTGGGCCGACGCGGGCGCGCTGGGCTGGACCTACGAGTCGCTGCTGCCCTTCTTCGACGGCGGCGACGACGGAAACGCAGCCCCGACGGACCCGCTCTGGGAAGCCTTCTACGCCGCATCGGTCGAGGCCGGGCATCCCCCGAATCCGGACGGCAATGGTCCGGATGTCGAGGGCACGGCATGGGACGACGCCGGGCCGGGGCACAGCGCCGCCGAGACCTACCTCGGGCCCGCCAACGAGCGGGAAAACCTCACCGTGATGACCGACGCCGACGCGGTACGGCTGGTGGTCGAAGCCGGCACCTGCCGGGGCGTCGCCTACCGGGTCGACGGGCACACCGGGGTGAGCTGGGCCGACCGCGAGGTGCTGCTGACGGCCGGCGCGATCGGGTCCCCCCAGTTGCTGATGCTCTCCGGCATCGGCCCCGGCGAGCACCTGCGCGAGCTGGGCCTGCCGGTGGTCGCCGACCTGCCGGGCGTCGGCGCCAACCTGCACGACCACCCGAAGTCGCAGGTCGCCTACGCGGCCCGGCACACCGTGCGGGACGCACCGGCCGGCCGCCGCCCGCGCGTGCTGACCCGCGCCGACCCCGCCGCACCGCCCGACCTGCACATGGTCTTCGTCGAGCTGCCGGTGCACCCGCGCTGGGCGCCGGGCACCGAGGACGGCTACTCCGTGGTGTTCGCGCTGACCCGCCCGGAGAGCCGGGGCACGGTGCGGCTGTCCGGGCCCGACCCGTTCGCGCCGCCACTGATCGACCCGGCCTTCCTCACCGACGAGCGCGACGTCGACCGGATGGTGACCGGGCTGCGGATGGCCCGCGAGATCGGCGCCGCGGCGGCGTTGGCCGGGGTTCGCGACGAGGAGGAGTTCCCCGGGGTGGGCGCGGCCAGCAGCACGGTGCTCGCGCAGTACGTGCGGGACACCGTCACGCCCTATTTCCACCCCGTCGGCACGTGCCGGATGGGCATCGACGGCGCCGCGGTGGTCGACCCGGAGCTACGGGTCCACGCGATCGCCGGGCTGCGGGTGGCCGACTCCTCGGTCATGCCGTCGATCGTCAGCGGCAACACCCACGCACCCACGGTGGCCATCGCCGAGCGGGCCGCGAGCCTGGTCAGCGGGTCCGGGTGA
- a CDS encoding FAD-binding protein — protein MEWNWAGNHRYAAARVARPTSVGEAQDLVASADRVRALGTRHSFSGIADTPGLLLSTADLPVDLAVDEADGSVTVGGGARYGDVAVALDGHGRALATMASLPHISVAGAVATGTHGSGDRTGSLAAGVRAVEVIGPDGTLRTVRRGEPDFAGSVVALGTLGVVTRVTLDTEPSYVVRQAVYRDLPWSLVDTDFDALTGAAYSVSLFVDWAGDRIAQVWLKSRTDLPADLFGVVAADEPVHMLAGAPTAAVTGQQGVSGPWHERLPHFKLAFTPSRGEELQSEYLLPRAAVHEAFAALRPLAPRIASVLQISEIRTVAADDLWLSPAYGTDVVGVHFTWVKDIERVFALLPDIEAALLPLGARPHWGKCFAATEVAASYPRMADFRALRARVDPTGKFGNDLVDTLLG, from the coding sequence ATGGAATGGAACTGGGCAGGCAACCACCGCTACGCCGCCGCACGAGTGGCCCGGCCGACCTCGGTCGGCGAGGCGCAGGACCTGGTCGCGTCCGCCGACCGGGTGCGGGCGCTGGGCACCCGGCACTCGTTCAGCGGCATCGCCGACACGCCGGGCCTGCTGCTGTCCACCGCTGACCTGCCGGTCGACCTCGCCGTCGACGAGGCAGACGGCAGCGTCACGGTCGGCGGCGGCGCCCGCTACGGCGATGTGGCGGTGGCCCTCGACGGCCACGGCCGGGCGCTGGCGACCATGGCGTCGCTGCCGCACATCTCGGTCGCGGGCGCGGTGGCGACCGGCACGCACGGCTCGGGCGACCGCACCGGGTCACTGGCGGCCGGCGTACGCGCGGTCGAGGTGATCGGTCCCGACGGCACGCTGCGCACGGTGCGCCGGGGCGAACCCGACTTCGCCGGCAGCGTGGTCGCCCTCGGCACGCTCGGCGTGGTGACCCGGGTCACCTTAGACACCGAACCGTCCTATGTGGTGCGCCAGGCGGTCTACCGCGACCTGCCCTGGTCGCTGGTCGACACCGACTTCGACGCTCTCACCGGCGCGGCCTACAGCGTGAGCCTGTTCGTCGATTGGGCCGGTGACCGGATCGCGCAGGTCTGGCTGAAGAGCCGCACCGACCTGCCGGCCGACCTCTTCGGCGTCGTGGCCGCCGACGAGCCGGTGCACATGCTGGCCGGCGCGCCGACCGCCGCGGTGACGGGCCAGCAGGGCGTCTCCGGCCCCTGGCACGAGCGGCTGCCGCACTTCAAGCTGGCGTTCACGCCGAGCCGCGGCGAGGAACTCCAGAGCGAATACCTGCTGCCGCGCGCGGCCGTGCACGAGGCGTTCGCCGCGCTCCGCCCGCTCGCGCCGCGGATCGCGTCGGTGCTCCAGATCTCCGAGATCCGCACGGTCGCGGCCGACGACCTGTGGCTCAGCCCCGCCTACGGCACCGACGTGGTCGGCGTGCACTTCACCTGGGTCAAGGACATCGAGCGGGTGTTCGCGCTGCTGCCCGACATCGAGGCGGCGCTGCTGCCGCTCGGTGCCCGGCCCCACTGGGGCAAGTGCTTCGCCGCCACCGAGGTGGCCGCCAGCTATCCGCGGATGGCCGACTTCCGTGCCCTGCGGGCCCGGGTCGACCCGACCGGCAAGTTCGGCAACGACCTGGTCGACACGCTCCTGGGCTAG
- a CDS encoding FUSC family protein, producing MRTRAATRIKGFAKGLLVDGAVRRGARAGVVSPALFAIGLLVIGNVAIGTFAAIGAFCLLLLVEFGGTMRERIQAELGLIGAGAVLLAIGTLISPHVAVAAPVILVIAFAILFSGVVSSVLASASISLLLAVILAVSLPAGPAAVGPRLAGWALAAGGSLLAIRFLWPAPVTDPLRAPTVAACRALAAALHAGAARWRGAPEDVDALDAAAEKAVSALHRAFLSAPSRPTGLTTAARARVRLIDELAWIRDVLERPATKGAGGGPVDAVKDAAADLLDEAATLLERPDTPPDALHAAQGRLDAALARMAREATVTLPLELTGNGHVNEFVGALAPSFRVQELAYAVRLVAGNVELSVAAERRTWGQRLLGQQPGGLAGPWRTARERAMAHLEPHSTWLHNSLRGALGIAAAVVVVHYTGVQHSFWVIFGTLAVLRSNALATGQNAIRAILGTVVGFVIGAVILIGVGTDINVLWALLPVAVLMAGIAPARISFAAGQAAFTVALLILFNIIQPAGWQLGLIRVEDVAIGVGISILVGLLLWPRGARKELRRALADSYADSAHYLHAAVAYAAHCCDDGGRPQAPTAEAQRAAASARRLDDTFRTYLNERGAKPMPLAEITSLVNGVAALRITADAVLDLWQRDNPAAGDRAAARTLLLSSSEDVERWYTELAATLAGDGAAPTPAPDPPDLTAGDRLIAAVRRDLDSGDSNATSAAVRVIWTADHLDAARRLEVTLTGPARVAETHPVTG from the coding sequence GTGAGGACGCGGGCCGCTACCCGGATCAAAGGCTTTGCCAAGGGGCTCCTGGTCGACGGTGCTGTCCGCCGCGGGGCGCGGGCCGGTGTCGTGTCGCCGGCCCTCTTCGCGATCGGGCTGCTGGTCATCGGGAACGTCGCGATCGGCACGTTCGCCGCCATCGGGGCCTTCTGCCTGCTGCTGCTCGTCGAGTTCGGCGGGACGATGCGGGAGCGGATCCAGGCCGAGCTGGGCCTGATCGGCGCGGGCGCCGTGCTGCTCGCGATCGGCACGCTGATCTCGCCACACGTCGCGGTGGCCGCCCCGGTCATCCTGGTGATCGCGTTCGCGATCCTGTTCTCCGGCGTGGTCAGTTCGGTGCTCGCCAGCGCCAGCATCTCGCTGCTGCTGGCGGTGATCCTGGCGGTCTCGTTACCGGCCGGCCCGGCGGCGGTCGGCCCGCGCCTGGCCGGCTGGGCCCTGGCCGCGGGCGGGTCGCTGCTGGCGATCCGGTTCCTCTGGCCGGCGCCGGTGACCGATCCCCTGCGCGCGCCGACGGTGGCCGCCTGCCGGGCGTTGGCCGCCGCGCTGCACGCCGGCGCGGCCCGGTGGCGGGGCGCGCCTGAAGACGTTGACGCCCTCGACGCCGCCGCTGAGAAGGCGGTCAGCGCGTTGCACCGGGCCTTTCTCAGCGCGCCGTCGCGGCCCACCGGCCTGACCACCGCGGCCCGCGCCCGGGTCCGCCTGATCGACGAGCTGGCCTGGATCCGCGACGTGCTGGAGCGGCCGGCCACCAAGGGCGCCGGCGGCGGGCCGGTCGACGCGGTCAAGGACGCGGCCGCCGACCTGCTCGACGAGGCCGCGACCCTGCTCGAACGCCCGGACACGCCGCCCGACGCCCTGCACGCGGCACAGGGCCGGCTCGACGCGGCGCTGGCGCGAATGGCGCGCGAGGCGACCGTCACGTTGCCGCTGGAGCTGACCGGAAACGGTCACGTCAACGAGTTCGTCGGGGCGCTGGCGCCGAGTTTCCGGGTCCAGGAACTGGCGTACGCCGTCCGCCTGGTCGCGGGCAATGTCGAGCTGAGCGTGGCGGCCGAGCGGCGCACCTGGGGACAGCGCCTGCTCGGCCAGCAGCCGGGTGGCCTGGCCGGGCCGTGGCGGACGGCCCGCGAGCGCGCCATGGCCCACCTCGAGCCACACTCCACCTGGCTGCACAACAGCCTGCGCGGCGCGCTCGGGATCGCCGCCGCGGTGGTGGTCGTGCACTACACCGGCGTGCAGCACTCCTTCTGGGTGATCTTCGGGACGCTCGCCGTCCTGCGTTCGAACGCCCTCGCCACCGGGCAGAACGCGATCCGGGCGATCCTCGGCACGGTGGTCGGCTTCGTGATCGGTGCGGTGATCCTGATCGGCGTCGGCACCGACATCAACGTGCTGTGGGCGCTGCTCCCCGTGGCCGTGCTGATGGCCGGCATCGCGCCCGCGCGGATCTCGTTCGCGGCCGGCCAGGCCGCGTTCACCGTGGCGCTGCTGATCCTCTTCAACATCATCCAGCCCGCGGGCTGGCAGCTCGGCCTGATCCGGGTCGAAGACGTGGCGATCGGCGTCGGGATCAGCATCCTGGTCGGGCTGCTGCTCTGGCCGCGCGGGGCGCGCAAGGAACTGCGCCGGGCGTTGGCCGACTCCTACGCCGACAGCGCGCACTACCTGCACGCCGCGGTCGCGTACGCGGCGCACTGCTGCGACGACGGGGGTCGGCCCCAGGCACCGACGGCCGAGGCGCAGCGGGCCGCGGCGTCGGCCCGCCGGCTCGACGACACCTTCCGCACCTACCTCAACGAGCGGGGCGCCAAGCCGATGCCGCTCGCCGAGATCACCAGCCTGGTCAACGGCGTGGCCGCGCTGCGGATCACCGCCGACGCGGTGCTCGACCTGTGGCAGCGGGACAACCCGGCGGCGGGCGACCGGGCCGCCGCCCGCACGCTGCTGTTGAGCAGCAGCGAGGACGTCGAGCGCTGGTACACCGAACTGGCCGCGACCCTCGCCGGCGACGGCGCGGCGCCGACACCCGCGCCCGACCCACCCGATCTGACCGCCGGCGACCGGCTGATCGCGGCTGTCCGCCGGGATCTGGACAGCGGCGACAGCAACGCGACGTCGGCCGCGGTTCGGGTGATCTGGACGGCCGACCACCTCGACGCCGCCCGCCGGCTGGAGGTGACACTGACCGGGCCGGCCCGGGTGGCCGAGACACACCCGGTGACCGGTTAG
- a CDS encoding helix-turn-helix transcriptional regulator gives MDRADLVRLRRARDRMDREYTEPLDVPALARDALMSPGHFSRSFRAAFGETPYSYLMTRRIERATALLRRGDLSVTEVCMAVGCSSLGSFSSRFTELMGESPSAYRARDHAGLAGLPACVAKIATRPVRAKEAGPSVS, from the coding sequence ATGGATCGCGCTGACCTCGTGCGCCTGCGTCGCGCGCGCGACCGGATGGACCGCGAATACACCGAGCCGCTCGACGTGCCGGCGCTGGCGCGTGACGCCCTGATGTCGCCCGGCCACTTCTCGCGCAGCTTCCGGGCCGCGTTCGGCGAGACGCCCTACTCCTACCTGATGACCCGCCGGATCGAGCGCGCGACGGCCCTGCTGCGCCGCGGCGACCTGTCGGTCACCGAGGTGTGCATGGCCGTCGGGTGTTCCTCGCTCGGCTCGTTCAGCTCGCGGTTCACCGAGCTGATGGGTGAGTCGCCGAGCGCATACCGGGCCCGCGACCACGCCGGCCTGGCCGGGCTCCCGGCCTGCGTGGCGAAGATCGCCACCCGTCCCGTGCGCGCGAAGGAAGCCGGCCCTTCGGTAAGTTGA
- a CDS encoding GbsR/MarR family transcriptional regulator, with product MPGGRLTHDERVRIASGLTEGFGFAEIARDLGRPTSTVTREVARNGGARGYAADRAHRATARRAARRPPLGPPDAGSAADEEARRAFVEEFATMLTAAGIPRMVARVLSCLYTTEAGSLTAGDLVERLRVSPASVSKAVGYLAGIDLLRRERVGRRERYVVDDDVWLRAWAGNARTHLVWAEAAERGVAVFGRDTRAGGRLAEMAGFFGRLGDDMSGGPSDAAVADVLTVTAALVQVGAPVRPAVLATALGWAGARVDAALHDAARRSDLTGPVSVHRRRGGGYAAIPKLSEAQRAKLTTVVRSS from the coding sequence ATGCCCGGTGGCAGGCTGACGCACGACGAGCGGGTGCGCATCGCGTCCGGGCTCACCGAGGGCTTCGGCTTCGCCGAGATCGCCCGCGACCTCGGCCGGCCGACCTCGACCGTGACCCGCGAGGTGGCCCGCAACGGCGGGGCCCGCGGCTACGCGGCCGACCGGGCGCACCGAGCGACCGCTCGCCGCGCCGCGCGCCGGCCGCCGCTCGGCCCGCCGGATGCCGGGTCGGCCGCCGACGAGGAGGCCCGGCGGGCGTTCGTCGAGGAGTTCGCGACGATGTTGACCGCGGCCGGGATACCGCGGATGGTGGCCCGGGTGCTGTCCTGCCTCTATACCACCGAGGCCGGCAGCCTGACCGCCGGCGACCTGGTCGAGCGGCTGCGGGTCAGCCCGGCCTCGGTGTCCAAGGCGGTCGGCTACCTCGCCGGGATCGACCTGCTGCGCCGCGAGCGGGTGGGCCGGCGGGAGCGCTACGTCGTCGACGACGACGTCTGGCTGCGGGCCTGGGCCGGCAACGCGCGCACCCACCTCGTGTGGGCCGAGGCCGCCGAGCGAGGTGTCGCCGTCTTCGGCCGCGACACCCGGGCCGGCGGCCGGCTGGCCGAGATGGCCGGCTTCTTCGGCCGGCTCGGCGACGACATGTCCGGCGGACCATCCGACGCCGCCGTCGCCGACGTGTTGACGGTCACCGCCGCGCTGGTGCAGGTCGGCGCGCCGGTGCGGCCCGCCGTGCTGGCGACGGCGCTCGGTTGGGCGGGCGCCCGGGTCGACGCCGCGCTGCACGACGCCGCACGCAGGTCAGACCTGACGGGGCCGGTGTCAGTGCATCGACGGCGCGGCGGTGGTTACGCCGCCATCCCGAAACTTTCCGAGGCACAACGTGCCAAATTGACGACCGTCGTGCGGTCATCGTGA